The following coding sequences are from one Onychomys torridus chromosome 14, mOncTor1.1, whole genome shotgun sequence window:
- the Klc1 gene encoding kinesin light chain 1 isoform X5, translating into MYDNMSTMVYIKEEKLEKLTQDEIISKTKQVIQGLEALKNEHNSILQSLLETLKCLKKDDESNLVEEKSSMIRKSLEMLELGLSEAQVMMALSNHLNAVESEKQKLRAQVRRLCQENQWLRDELANTQQKLQKSEQSVAQLEEEKKHLEFMNQLKKYDDDISPSEDKDSDSAKEPLDDLFPNDEDDPGQGIQQQHSSAAAAAQQGGYEIPARLRTLHNLVIQYASQGRYEVAVPLCKQALEDLEKTSGHDHPDVATMLNILALVYRDQNKYKDAANLLNDALAIREKTLGRDHPAVAATLNNLAVLYGKRGKYKEAEPLCKRALEIREKVLGKDHPDVAKQLNNLALLCQNQGKYEEVEYYYQRALEIYQTKLGPDDPNVAKTKNNLASCYLKQGKFKQAETLYKEILTRAHEREFGSVDDENKPIWMHAEEREECKGKQKDGTSFGEYGGWYKACKVDSPTVTTTLKNLGALYRRQGKFEAAETLEEAAMRSRKQRVAEVLNDPENMEKRRSRESLNVDVVKYESGPDGGEEDGTGSLRRSGSFSKLRASIRRSSEKLVRKLKGGSARDSEPRNPGASPAEALCVENDGSSLEDASSN; encoded by the exons ATGTATGACAACATGTCCACAATGGTGTACATAAAGGAAGAGAAGTTGGAAAAGCTGACGCAGGATGAAATCATTTCTAAGACAAAGCAAGTGATTCAGGGGCTGGAAGCTCTGAAGAATGAGCACAATTCCATCCTGCAGAGTTTGCTAGAGACACTGAAGTGCTTGAAGAAGGATGATGAAAGCAACCTGGTGGAGGAGAAATCCAGCATGATCCGCAAGTCCTTGGAGATGCTGGAACTTGGCCTGAGTGAGGCGCAG GTGATGATGGCCCTGTCCAATCACCTGAATGCCGTggagtcagagaaacagaagctaCGTGCTCAGGTTCGTCGCCTGTGCCAGGAGAACCAGTGGCTGCGTGACGAGCTGGCCAACACACAGCAGAAGCTACAGAAGAGTGAGCAGTCTGTGGCTcagctggaggaagagaagaaacaccTGGAGTTCATGAACCAGCTGAAGAAGTACGACGATGACATCTCTCCCTCG GAGGACAAAGACTCTGATTCTGCCAAAGAGCCACTGGATGATCTCTTCCCGAATGACGAAGATGACCCAGGACAAGGAA TCCAGCAGCAACACAGCAGCGCTGCAGCCGCCGCCCAGCAGGGGGGCTATGAGATCCCGGCAAGGCTGCGCACACTCCACAACCTGGTGATCCAGTATGCTTCACAGGGGCGTTATGAGGTGGCGGTGCCCCTCTGCAAGCAGGCCCTGGAGGACCTGGAGAAGACTTCGGGCCATGACCATCCCGATGTGGCCACCATGCTCAACATCCTGGCCCTGGTGTACAG GGATCAGAACAAGTACAAAGACGCAGCCAATCTCCTGAATGACGCCCTGGCTATCCGTGAGAAAACCCTGGGCAGAGATCACCCCGCG GTCGCCGCCACCCTGAACAACCTAGCTGTGCTGTATGGTAAAAGAGGGAAGTACAAGGAGGCCGAGCCGCTGTGTAAGCGagccctggagatcagagagaag GTGCTGGGAAAGGATCATCCGGATGTTGCCAAGCAGTTGAATAACTTGGCCTTACTGTGCCAGAACCAGGGCAAGTATGAGGAGGTGGAGTATTACTACCAGAGGGCCCTGGAGATTTACCAGACAAAGCTAGGACCCGATGACCCCAACGTGGCCAAGACGAAGAATAACCTG GCCTCCTGTTATCTGAAGCAAGGGAAGTTCAAACAAGCAGAAACGCTGTACAAGGAGATTCTCACCCGGGCACATGAACGGGAGTTCGGTTCTGTGGACG ATGAAAACAAGCCCATCTGGATGCACgcggaagagagagaagagtgcAAA GGGAAGCAGAAGGACGGGACATCCTTTGGAGAGTACGGTGGCTGGTACAAAGCCTGCAAAGTGGATAG CCCGACTGTCACAACAACTCTGAAAAACCTGGGGGCACTGTACCGACGCCAGGGCAAGTTTGAAGCTGCAGAAACGTTGGAAGAAGCTGCCATGAGGTCCCGGAAGCAG AGAGTGGCTGAAGTGCTAAATGACCCTGAGAACATGGAGAAGCGGAGGAGCCGGGAGAGTCTCAACGTGGACGTGGTCAAGTACGAGAGTGGCCCTGACGGAGGGGAGGAA GATGGTACTGGATCTTTAAGGCGCAGTGGCTCCTTTAGCAAACTCCGGGCTTCCATTAGACGCAGCAGTGAGAAGCTGGTTAGGAAGCTGAAGGGAGGAAGTGCACGGGACAGTGAGCCAAGGAACCCTGG
- the Klc1 gene encoding kinesin light chain 1 isoform X14: protein MYDNMSTMVYIKEEKLEKLTQDEIISKTKQVIQGLEALKNEHNSILQSLLETLKCLKKDDESNLVEEKSSMIRKSLEMLELGLSEAQVMMALSNHLNAVESEKQKLRAQVRRLCQENQWLRDELANTQQKLQKSEQSVAQLEEEKKHLEFMNQLKKYDDDISPSEDKDSDSAKEPLDDLFPNDEDDPGQGIQQQHSSAAAAAQQGGYEIPARLRTLHNLVIQYASQGRYEVAVPLCKQALEDLEKTSGHDHPDVATMLNILALVYRDQNKYKDAANLLNDALAIREKTLGRDHPAVAATLNNLAVLYGKRGKYKEAEPLCKRALEIREKVLGKDHPDVAKQLNNLALLCQNQGKYEEVEYYYQRALEIYQTKLGPDDPNVAKTKNNLASCYLKQGKFKQAETLYKEILTRAHEREFGSVDDENKPIWMHAEEREECKGKQKDGTSFGEYGGWYKACKVDSPTVTTTLKNLGALYRRQGKFEAAETLEEAAMRSRKQGLDTVHKQRVAEVLNDPENMEKRRSRESLNVDVVKYESGPDGGEEA, encoded by the exons ATGTATGACAACATGTCCACAATGGTGTACATAAAGGAAGAGAAGTTGGAAAAGCTGACGCAGGATGAAATCATTTCTAAGACAAAGCAAGTGATTCAGGGGCTGGAAGCTCTGAAGAATGAGCACAATTCCATCCTGCAGAGTTTGCTAGAGACACTGAAGTGCTTGAAGAAGGATGATGAAAGCAACCTGGTGGAGGAGAAATCCAGCATGATCCGCAAGTCCTTGGAGATGCTGGAACTTGGCCTGAGTGAGGCGCAG GTGATGATGGCCCTGTCCAATCACCTGAATGCCGTggagtcagagaaacagaagctaCGTGCTCAGGTTCGTCGCCTGTGCCAGGAGAACCAGTGGCTGCGTGACGAGCTGGCCAACACACAGCAGAAGCTACAGAAGAGTGAGCAGTCTGTGGCTcagctggaggaagagaagaaacaccTGGAGTTCATGAACCAGCTGAAGAAGTACGACGATGACATCTCTCCCTCG GAGGACAAAGACTCTGATTCTGCCAAAGAGCCACTGGATGATCTCTTCCCGAATGACGAAGATGACCCAGGACAAGGAA TCCAGCAGCAACACAGCAGCGCTGCAGCCGCCGCCCAGCAGGGGGGCTATGAGATCCCGGCAAGGCTGCGCACACTCCACAACCTGGTGATCCAGTATGCTTCACAGGGGCGTTATGAGGTGGCGGTGCCCCTCTGCAAGCAGGCCCTGGAGGACCTGGAGAAGACTTCGGGCCATGACCATCCCGATGTGGCCACCATGCTCAACATCCTGGCCCTGGTGTACAG GGATCAGAACAAGTACAAAGACGCAGCCAATCTCCTGAATGACGCCCTGGCTATCCGTGAGAAAACCCTGGGCAGAGATCACCCCGCG GTCGCCGCCACCCTGAACAACCTAGCTGTGCTGTATGGTAAAAGAGGGAAGTACAAGGAGGCCGAGCCGCTGTGTAAGCGagccctggagatcagagagaag GTGCTGGGAAAGGATCATCCGGATGTTGCCAAGCAGTTGAATAACTTGGCCTTACTGTGCCAGAACCAGGGCAAGTATGAGGAGGTGGAGTATTACTACCAGAGGGCCCTGGAGATTTACCAGACAAAGCTAGGACCCGATGACCCCAACGTGGCCAAGACGAAGAATAACCTG GCCTCCTGTTATCTGAAGCAAGGGAAGTTCAAACAAGCAGAAACGCTGTACAAGGAGATTCTCACCCGGGCACATGAACGGGAGTTCGGTTCTGTGGACG ATGAAAACAAGCCCATCTGGATGCACgcggaagagagagaagagtgcAAA GGGAAGCAGAAGGACGGGACATCCTTTGGAGAGTACGGTGGCTGGTACAAAGCCTGCAAAGTGGATAG CCCGACTGTCACAACAACTCTGAAAAACCTGGGGGCACTGTACCGACGCCAGGGCAAGTTTGAAGCTGCAGAAACGTTGGAAGAAGCTGCCATGAGGTCCCGGAAGCAG ggTCTTGACACTGTTCACAAACAGAGAGTGGCTGAAGTGCTAAATGACCCTGAGAACATGGAGAAGCGGAGGAGCCGGGAGAGTCTCAACGTGGACGTGGTCAAGTACGAGAGTGGCCCTGACGGAGGGGAGGAA GCCTAG
- the Klc1 gene encoding kinesin light chain 1 isoform X13, with amino-acid sequence MYDNMSTMVYIKEEKLEKLTQDEIISKTKQVIQGLEALKNEHNSILQSLLETLKCLKKDDESNLVEEKSSMIRKSLEMLELGLSEAQVMMALSNHLNAVESEKQKLRAQVRRLCQENQWLRDELANTQQKLQKSEQSVAQLEEEKKHLEFMNQLKKYDDDISPSEDKDSDSAKEPLDDLFPNDEDDPGQGIQQQHSSAAAAAQQGGYEIPARLRTLHNLVIQYASQGRYEVAVPLCKQALEDLEKTSGHDHPDVATMLNILALVYRDQNKYKDAANLLNDALAIREKTLGRDHPAVAATLNNLAVLYGKRGKYKEAEPLCKRALEIREKVLGKDHPDVAKQLNNLALLCQNQGKYEEVEYYYQRALEIYQTKLGPDDPNVAKTKNNLASCYLKQGKFKQAETLYKEILTRAHEREFGSVDDENKPIWMHAEEREECKGKQKDGTSFGEYGGWYKACKVDSPTVTTTLKNLGALYRRQGKFEAAETLEEAAMRSRKQRVAEVLNDPENMEKRRSRESLNVDVVKYESGPDGGEEVSMSVEWNGA; translated from the exons ATGTATGACAACATGTCCACAATGGTGTACATAAAGGAAGAGAAGTTGGAAAAGCTGACGCAGGATGAAATCATTTCTAAGACAAAGCAAGTGATTCAGGGGCTGGAAGCTCTGAAGAATGAGCACAATTCCATCCTGCAGAGTTTGCTAGAGACACTGAAGTGCTTGAAGAAGGATGATGAAAGCAACCTGGTGGAGGAGAAATCCAGCATGATCCGCAAGTCCTTGGAGATGCTGGAACTTGGCCTGAGTGAGGCGCAG GTGATGATGGCCCTGTCCAATCACCTGAATGCCGTggagtcagagaaacagaagctaCGTGCTCAGGTTCGTCGCCTGTGCCAGGAGAACCAGTGGCTGCGTGACGAGCTGGCCAACACACAGCAGAAGCTACAGAAGAGTGAGCAGTCTGTGGCTcagctggaggaagagaagaaacaccTGGAGTTCATGAACCAGCTGAAGAAGTACGACGATGACATCTCTCCCTCG GAGGACAAAGACTCTGATTCTGCCAAAGAGCCACTGGATGATCTCTTCCCGAATGACGAAGATGACCCAGGACAAGGAA TCCAGCAGCAACACAGCAGCGCTGCAGCCGCCGCCCAGCAGGGGGGCTATGAGATCCCGGCAAGGCTGCGCACACTCCACAACCTGGTGATCCAGTATGCTTCACAGGGGCGTTATGAGGTGGCGGTGCCCCTCTGCAAGCAGGCCCTGGAGGACCTGGAGAAGACTTCGGGCCATGACCATCCCGATGTGGCCACCATGCTCAACATCCTGGCCCTGGTGTACAG GGATCAGAACAAGTACAAAGACGCAGCCAATCTCCTGAATGACGCCCTGGCTATCCGTGAGAAAACCCTGGGCAGAGATCACCCCGCG GTCGCCGCCACCCTGAACAACCTAGCTGTGCTGTATGGTAAAAGAGGGAAGTACAAGGAGGCCGAGCCGCTGTGTAAGCGagccctggagatcagagagaag GTGCTGGGAAAGGATCATCCGGATGTTGCCAAGCAGTTGAATAACTTGGCCTTACTGTGCCAGAACCAGGGCAAGTATGAGGAGGTGGAGTATTACTACCAGAGGGCCCTGGAGATTTACCAGACAAAGCTAGGACCCGATGACCCCAACGTGGCCAAGACGAAGAATAACCTG GCCTCCTGTTATCTGAAGCAAGGGAAGTTCAAACAAGCAGAAACGCTGTACAAGGAGATTCTCACCCGGGCACATGAACGGGAGTTCGGTTCTGTGGACG ATGAAAACAAGCCCATCTGGATGCACgcggaagagagagaagagtgcAAA GGGAAGCAGAAGGACGGGACATCCTTTGGAGAGTACGGTGGCTGGTACAAAGCCTGCAAAGTGGATAG CCCGACTGTCACAACAACTCTGAAAAACCTGGGGGCACTGTACCGACGCCAGGGCAAGTTTGAAGCTGCAGAAACGTTGGAAGAAGCTGCCATGAGGTCCCGGAAGCAG AGAGTGGCTGAAGTGCTAAATGACCCTGAGAACATGGAGAAGCGGAGGAGCCGGGAGAGTCTCAACGTGGACGTGGTCAAGTACGAGAGTGGCCCTGACGGAGGGGAGGAAGTGAGTATGAGCGTAGAGTGGAATGGG GCCTAG
- the Klc1 gene encoding kinesin light chain 1 isoform X12, whose protein sequence is MYDNMSTMVYIKEEKLEKLTQDEIISKTKQVIQGLEALKNEHNSILQSLLETLKCLKKDDESNLVEEKSSMIRKSLEMLELGLSEAQVMMALSNHLNAVESEKQKLRAQVRRLCQENQWLRDELANTQQKLQKSEQSVAQLEEEKKHLEFMNQLKKYDDDISPSEDKDSDSAKEPLDDLFPNDEDDPGQGIQQQHSSAAAAAQQGGYEIPARLRTLHNLVIQYASQGRYEVAVPLCKQALEDLEKTSGHDHPDVATMLNILALVYRDQNKYKDAANLLNDALAIREKTLGRDHPAVAATLNNLAVLYGKRGKYKEAEPLCKRALEIREKVLGKDHPDVAKQLNNLALLCQNQGKYEEVEYYYQRALEIYQTKLGPDDPNVAKTKNNLASCYLKQGKFKQAETLYKEILTRAHEREFGSVDDENKPIWMHAEEREECKGKQKDGTSFGEYGGWYKACKVDSPTVTTTLKNLGALYRRQGKFEAAETLEEAAMRSRKQRVAEVLNDPENMEKRRSRESLNVDVVKYESGPDGGEEMRKMKLGLVK, encoded by the exons ATGTATGACAACATGTCCACAATGGTGTACATAAAGGAAGAGAAGTTGGAAAAGCTGACGCAGGATGAAATCATTTCTAAGACAAAGCAAGTGATTCAGGGGCTGGAAGCTCTGAAGAATGAGCACAATTCCATCCTGCAGAGTTTGCTAGAGACACTGAAGTGCTTGAAGAAGGATGATGAAAGCAACCTGGTGGAGGAGAAATCCAGCATGATCCGCAAGTCCTTGGAGATGCTGGAACTTGGCCTGAGTGAGGCGCAG GTGATGATGGCCCTGTCCAATCACCTGAATGCCGTggagtcagagaaacagaagctaCGTGCTCAGGTTCGTCGCCTGTGCCAGGAGAACCAGTGGCTGCGTGACGAGCTGGCCAACACACAGCAGAAGCTACAGAAGAGTGAGCAGTCTGTGGCTcagctggaggaagagaagaaacaccTGGAGTTCATGAACCAGCTGAAGAAGTACGACGATGACATCTCTCCCTCG GAGGACAAAGACTCTGATTCTGCCAAAGAGCCACTGGATGATCTCTTCCCGAATGACGAAGATGACCCAGGACAAGGAA TCCAGCAGCAACACAGCAGCGCTGCAGCCGCCGCCCAGCAGGGGGGCTATGAGATCCCGGCAAGGCTGCGCACACTCCACAACCTGGTGATCCAGTATGCTTCACAGGGGCGTTATGAGGTGGCGGTGCCCCTCTGCAAGCAGGCCCTGGAGGACCTGGAGAAGACTTCGGGCCATGACCATCCCGATGTGGCCACCATGCTCAACATCCTGGCCCTGGTGTACAG GGATCAGAACAAGTACAAAGACGCAGCCAATCTCCTGAATGACGCCCTGGCTATCCGTGAGAAAACCCTGGGCAGAGATCACCCCGCG GTCGCCGCCACCCTGAACAACCTAGCTGTGCTGTATGGTAAAAGAGGGAAGTACAAGGAGGCCGAGCCGCTGTGTAAGCGagccctggagatcagagagaag GTGCTGGGAAAGGATCATCCGGATGTTGCCAAGCAGTTGAATAACTTGGCCTTACTGTGCCAGAACCAGGGCAAGTATGAGGAGGTGGAGTATTACTACCAGAGGGCCCTGGAGATTTACCAGACAAAGCTAGGACCCGATGACCCCAACGTGGCCAAGACGAAGAATAACCTG GCCTCCTGTTATCTGAAGCAAGGGAAGTTCAAACAAGCAGAAACGCTGTACAAGGAGATTCTCACCCGGGCACATGAACGGGAGTTCGGTTCTGTGGACG ATGAAAACAAGCCCATCTGGATGCACgcggaagagagagaagagtgcAAA GGGAAGCAGAAGGACGGGACATCCTTTGGAGAGTACGGTGGCTGGTACAAAGCCTGCAAAGTGGATAG CCCGACTGTCACAACAACTCTGAAAAACCTGGGGGCACTGTACCGACGCCAGGGCAAGTTTGAAGCTGCAGAAACGTTGGAAGAAGCTGCCATGAGGTCCCGGAAGCAG AGAGTGGCTGAAGTGCTAAATGACCCTGAGAACATGGAGAAGCGGAGGAGCCGGGAGAGTCTCAACGTGGACGTGGTCAAGTACGAGAGTGGCCCTGACGGAGGGGAGGAA atgagaaagatGAAGCTCGGGCTGGTTAAATGA
- the Klc1 gene encoding kinesin light chain 1 isoform X11 — protein sequence MYDNMSTMVYIKEEKLEKLTQDEIISKTKQVIQGLEALKNEHNSILQSLLETLKCLKKDDESNLVEEKSSMIRKSLEMLELGLSEAQVMMALSNHLNAVESEKQKLRAQVRRLCQENQWLRDELANTQQKLQKSEQSVAQLEEEKKHLEFMNQLKKYDDDISPSEDKDSDSAKEPLDDLFPNDEDDPGQGIQQQHSSAAAAAQQGGYEIPARLRTLHNLVIQYASQGRYEVAVPLCKQALEDLEKTSGHDHPDVATMLNILALVYRDQNKYKDAANLLNDALAIREKTLGRDHPAVAATLNNLAVLYGKRGKYKEAEPLCKRALEIREKVLGKDHPDVAKQLNNLALLCQNQGKYEEVEYYYQRALEIYQTKLGPDDPNVAKTKNNLASCYLKQGKFKQAETLYKEILTRAHEREFGSVDDENKPIWMHAEEREECKGKQKDGTSFGEYGGWYKACKVDSPTVTTTLKNLGALYRRQGKFEAAETLEEAAMRSRKQGLDTVHKQRVAEVLNDPENMEKRRSRESLNVDVVKYESGPDGGEEVSMSVEWNGA from the exons ATGTATGACAACATGTCCACAATGGTGTACATAAAGGAAGAGAAGTTGGAAAAGCTGACGCAGGATGAAATCATTTCTAAGACAAAGCAAGTGATTCAGGGGCTGGAAGCTCTGAAGAATGAGCACAATTCCATCCTGCAGAGTTTGCTAGAGACACTGAAGTGCTTGAAGAAGGATGATGAAAGCAACCTGGTGGAGGAGAAATCCAGCATGATCCGCAAGTCCTTGGAGATGCTGGAACTTGGCCTGAGTGAGGCGCAG GTGATGATGGCCCTGTCCAATCACCTGAATGCCGTggagtcagagaaacagaagctaCGTGCTCAGGTTCGTCGCCTGTGCCAGGAGAACCAGTGGCTGCGTGACGAGCTGGCCAACACACAGCAGAAGCTACAGAAGAGTGAGCAGTCTGTGGCTcagctggaggaagagaagaaacaccTGGAGTTCATGAACCAGCTGAAGAAGTACGACGATGACATCTCTCCCTCG GAGGACAAAGACTCTGATTCTGCCAAAGAGCCACTGGATGATCTCTTCCCGAATGACGAAGATGACCCAGGACAAGGAA TCCAGCAGCAACACAGCAGCGCTGCAGCCGCCGCCCAGCAGGGGGGCTATGAGATCCCGGCAAGGCTGCGCACACTCCACAACCTGGTGATCCAGTATGCTTCACAGGGGCGTTATGAGGTGGCGGTGCCCCTCTGCAAGCAGGCCCTGGAGGACCTGGAGAAGACTTCGGGCCATGACCATCCCGATGTGGCCACCATGCTCAACATCCTGGCCCTGGTGTACAG GGATCAGAACAAGTACAAAGACGCAGCCAATCTCCTGAATGACGCCCTGGCTATCCGTGAGAAAACCCTGGGCAGAGATCACCCCGCG GTCGCCGCCACCCTGAACAACCTAGCTGTGCTGTATGGTAAAAGAGGGAAGTACAAGGAGGCCGAGCCGCTGTGTAAGCGagccctggagatcagagagaag GTGCTGGGAAAGGATCATCCGGATGTTGCCAAGCAGTTGAATAACTTGGCCTTACTGTGCCAGAACCAGGGCAAGTATGAGGAGGTGGAGTATTACTACCAGAGGGCCCTGGAGATTTACCAGACAAAGCTAGGACCCGATGACCCCAACGTGGCCAAGACGAAGAATAACCTG GCCTCCTGTTATCTGAAGCAAGGGAAGTTCAAACAAGCAGAAACGCTGTACAAGGAGATTCTCACCCGGGCACATGAACGGGAGTTCGGTTCTGTGGACG ATGAAAACAAGCCCATCTGGATGCACgcggaagagagagaagagtgcAAA GGGAAGCAGAAGGACGGGACATCCTTTGGAGAGTACGGTGGCTGGTACAAAGCCTGCAAAGTGGATAG CCCGACTGTCACAACAACTCTGAAAAACCTGGGGGCACTGTACCGACGCCAGGGCAAGTTTGAAGCTGCAGAAACGTTGGAAGAAGCTGCCATGAGGTCCCGGAAGCAG ggTCTTGACACTGTTCACAAACAGAGAGTGGCTGAAGTGCTAAATGACCCTGAGAACATGGAGAAGCGGAGGAGCCGGGAGAGTCTCAACGTGGACGTGGTCAAGTACGAGAGTGGCCCTGACGGAGGGGAGGAAGTGAGTATGAGCGTAGAGTGGAATGGG GCCTAG
- the Klc1 gene encoding kinesin light chain 1 isoform X2 produces MYDNMSTMVYIKEEKLEKLTQDEIISKTKQVIQGLEALKNEHNSILQSLLETLKCLKKDDESNLVEEKSSMIRKSLEMLELGLSEAQVMMALSNHLNAVESEKQKLRAQVRRLCQENQWLRDELANTQQKLQKSEQSVAQLEEEKKHLEFMNQLKKYDDDISPSEDKDSDSAKEPLDDLFPNDEDDPGQGIQQQHSSAAAAAQQGGYEIPARLRTLHNLVIQYASQGRYEVAVPLCKQALEDLEKTSGHDHPDVATMLNILALVYRDQNKYKDAANLLNDALAIREKTLGRDHPAVAATLNNLAVLYGKRGKYKEAEPLCKRALEIREKVLGKDHPDVAKQLNNLALLCQNQGKYEEVEYYYQRALEIYQTKLGPDDPNVAKTKNNLASCYLKQGKFKQAETLYKEILTRAHEREFGSVDDENKPIWMHAEEREECKGKQKDGTSFGEYGGWYKACKVDSPTVTTTLKNLGALYRRQGKFEAAETLEEAAMRSRKQRVAEVLNDPENMEKRRSRESLNVDVVKYESGPDGGEEVSMSVEWNGDGTGSLRRSGSFSKLRASIRRSSEKLVRKLKGGSARDSEPRNPGASPAEALCVENDGSSLEDASSN; encoded by the exons ATGTATGACAACATGTCCACAATGGTGTACATAAAGGAAGAGAAGTTGGAAAAGCTGACGCAGGATGAAATCATTTCTAAGACAAAGCAAGTGATTCAGGGGCTGGAAGCTCTGAAGAATGAGCACAATTCCATCCTGCAGAGTTTGCTAGAGACACTGAAGTGCTTGAAGAAGGATGATGAAAGCAACCTGGTGGAGGAGAAATCCAGCATGATCCGCAAGTCCTTGGAGATGCTGGAACTTGGCCTGAGTGAGGCGCAG GTGATGATGGCCCTGTCCAATCACCTGAATGCCGTggagtcagagaaacagaagctaCGTGCTCAGGTTCGTCGCCTGTGCCAGGAGAACCAGTGGCTGCGTGACGAGCTGGCCAACACACAGCAGAAGCTACAGAAGAGTGAGCAGTCTGTGGCTcagctggaggaagagaagaaacaccTGGAGTTCATGAACCAGCTGAAGAAGTACGACGATGACATCTCTCCCTCG GAGGACAAAGACTCTGATTCTGCCAAAGAGCCACTGGATGATCTCTTCCCGAATGACGAAGATGACCCAGGACAAGGAA TCCAGCAGCAACACAGCAGCGCTGCAGCCGCCGCCCAGCAGGGGGGCTATGAGATCCCGGCAAGGCTGCGCACACTCCACAACCTGGTGATCCAGTATGCTTCACAGGGGCGTTATGAGGTGGCGGTGCCCCTCTGCAAGCAGGCCCTGGAGGACCTGGAGAAGACTTCGGGCCATGACCATCCCGATGTGGCCACCATGCTCAACATCCTGGCCCTGGTGTACAG GGATCAGAACAAGTACAAAGACGCAGCCAATCTCCTGAATGACGCCCTGGCTATCCGTGAGAAAACCCTGGGCAGAGATCACCCCGCG GTCGCCGCCACCCTGAACAACCTAGCTGTGCTGTATGGTAAAAGAGGGAAGTACAAGGAGGCCGAGCCGCTGTGTAAGCGagccctggagatcagagagaag GTGCTGGGAAAGGATCATCCGGATGTTGCCAAGCAGTTGAATAACTTGGCCTTACTGTGCCAGAACCAGGGCAAGTATGAGGAGGTGGAGTATTACTACCAGAGGGCCCTGGAGATTTACCAGACAAAGCTAGGACCCGATGACCCCAACGTGGCCAAGACGAAGAATAACCTG GCCTCCTGTTATCTGAAGCAAGGGAAGTTCAAACAAGCAGAAACGCTGTACAAGGAGATTCTCACCCGGGCACATGAACGGGAGTTCGGTTCTGTGGACG ATGAAAACAAGCCCATCTGGATGCACgcggaagagagagaagagtgcAAA GGGAAGCAGAAGGACGGGACATCCTTTGGAGAGTACGGTGGCTGGTACAAAGCCTGCAAAGTGGATAG CCCGACTGTCACAACAACTCTGAAAAACCTGGGGGCACTGTACCGACGCCAGGGCAAGTTTGAAGCTGCAGAAACGTTGGAAGAAGCTGCCATGAGGTCCCGGAAGCAG AGAGTGGCTGAAGTGCTAAATGACCCTGAGAACATGGAGAAGCGGAGGAGCCGGGAGAGTCTCAACGTGGACGTGGTCAAGTACGAGAGTGGCCCTGACGGAGGGGAGGAAGTGAGTATGAGCGTAGAGTGGAATGGG GATGGTACTGGATCTTTAAGGCGCAGTGGCTCCTTTAGCAAACTCCGGGCTTCCATTAGACGCAGCAGTGAGAAGCTGGTTAGGAAGCTGAAGGGAGGAAGTGCACGGGACAGTGAGCCAAGGAACCCTGG